In Diachasmimorpha longicaudata isolate KC_UGA_2023 chromosome 7, iyDiaLong2, whole genome shotgun sequence, the following proteins share a genomic window:
- the LOC135164486 gene encoding uncharacterized Golgi apparatus membrane protein-like protein CG5021 isoform X1, giving the protein MASASVPLLMDDDTIGFGEEDDIRSGKLKHPYVTFFHLAFRITGIVTYMLCEWFSDSFIASFVTVILLLSMDFWTVKNITGRLMVGLRWWNYVDDNGNSHWVFESRKGSQQNRINPSESRIFWLALILCPMLWSIFFIVALFGLKFKWLLLVCIALILSGSNLYGYVKCKMGKDQSMSTATSDFLKRQVMQNVMASMMTKSPPTTTPGGQQPNII; this is encoded by the exons ATGGCTTCTGCTTCG GTACCACTACTGATGGATGACGATACTATTGGATTTGGTGAGGAGGATGATATCCGGAGTGGAAAACTCaa gCATCCTTATGTCACTTTTTTCCACCTGGCATTCAGAATAACAGGGATAGTAACCTACATGCTGTGCGAATGGTTTTCCGACAGTTTTATAGCAAGTTTTGTGACagtaattttattactatccATGGACTTCTGGACAGTGAAGAATATCACGGGAAGATTGATGGTGGGACTCAGATGGTGGAATTACGTAGACGATAACGGCAATAGCCACTGGGTCTTCGAGTCAAGAAAG GGTTCACAGCAGAATCGCATAAATCCATCGGAGTCGAGAATTTTTTGGCTAGCTCTGATTCTCTGTCCAATGCTCTGGAGTATTTTCTTCATAGTGGCACTTTTTGGATTGAAATTCAAGTGGTTACTGCTCGTTTGCATTGCTCTGATACTCAGTGGATCGAATCTCTATGGATACGTTAAGTGTAAAATGGGGAAAGATCAGAGTATGTCAACAGCAACGAGTGACTTTTTAAAGCGACAAGTTATGCAAAATGTCATGGCCTCGATGATGACCAAGAGCCCACCAACAACGACCCCCGGAGGACAACAGCCCaatatcatttaa
- the LOC135164485 gene encoding zinc transporter ZIP11 isoform X2: protein MIRDYSPLVQALVGTLFTWALTAAGAALIVVIRGKQRKLLDVSLGFAGGVMIAASYWSLLEPAIEMAQKSKIYGANGEYACIPVGIGFVIGAAFVYGTDVLISALGIQSPNVLLAMQSVGFYEQSTRRRQPGSLSRGSELGDLGMVYEDPGNEAKNNQWRRILLLVVAITVHNIPEGLAVGVGFAAVGSSPAATFESARNLAIGIGIQNFPEGLAVSLPLQAAGFSTLKSFWYGQLSGMVEPIAGVLGAAGVSLAAPALPYALAFAAGAMIYVVVDDIIPEAHQSGNGKIASWGAMVGFLIMMSLDVGLA, encoded by the exons ATGATCAGAGATTACTCACCACTCGTCCAAGCCCTCGTCGGGACCCTCTTCACCTGGGCACTGACAGCAGCCGGTGCTGCTCTCATTGTTGTCATCAGGGGAAAACag AGAAAACTTCTCGATGTGAGTCTCGGCTTTGCTGGTGGTGTGATGATAGCAGCAAGTTATTGGTCACTGCTGGAACCAGCCATTGAAATGGCCCAAAAGAGTAAAATTTATGGTGCTAATGGGGAATACGCGTGTATACCAGTTGGAATTGGATTTGTCATTGGCGCAGCTTTTGTTTATGGAACAGATGTATTGATATCAGCCCTTGGCATTCAATCCCCAAATGTGCTATTAGCTATGCAATCAGTTG GATTTTACGAGCAAAGCACGAGGAGAAGACAACCTGGATCGTTGTCCAGAGGTTCTGAATTGGGTGACTTAGGAATGGTATACGAGGACCCAGGAAATGAagctaaaaataatcagtGGAGGCGGATACTGTTATTAGTTGTGGCAATTACG GTACATAATATTCCAGAGGGTCTTGCTGTTGGCGTTGGCTTCGCTGCTGTGGGAAGTAGCCCAGCTGCTACCTTCGAGAGTGCAAG GAATCTTGCGATAGGTATCGGCATCCAAAATTTCCCTGAAGGATTGGCGGTATCATTACCTCTACAAGCTGCTGGTTTCAGCACTTTGAAGAGCTTCTGGTATGGCCAATTATCGGGAATGGTGGAGCCAATTGCTGGTGTCCTCGGCGCTGCTGGCGTTTCACTCGCAGCACCAGCTTTACCTTATGCATTGGCCTTTGCTGCAGGTGCCATGATTTATGTCGTCGTTGACGACATTATCCCGGAAGCACATCAGAG TGGGAATGGCAAAATCGCCAGCTGGGGAGCAATGGTaggatttttaataatgatGTCACTGGATGTTGGGCTTGCATAG
- the LOC135164486 gene encoding uncharacterized Golgi apparatus membrane protein-like protein CG5021 isoform X4, translating into MASASVPLLMDDDTIGFGEEDDIRSGKLKHPYVTFFHLAFRITGIVTYMLCEWFSDSFIASFVTVILLLSMDFWTVKNITGRLMVGLRWWNYVDDNGNSHWVFESRKNRINPSESRIFWLALILCPMLWSIFFIVALFGLKFKWLLLVCIALILSGSNLYGYVKCKMGKDQSMSTATSDFLKRQVMQNVMASMMTKSPPTTTPGGQQPNII; encoded by the exons ATGGCTTCTGCTTCG GTACCACTACTGATGGATGACGATACTATTGGATTTGGTGAGGAGGATGATATCCGGAGTGGAAAACTCaa gCATCCTTATGTCACTTTTTTCCACCTGGCATTCAGAATAACAGGGATAGTAACCTACATGCTGTGCGAATGGTTTTCCGACAGTTTTATAGCAAGTTTTGTGACagtaattttattactatccATGGACTTCTGGACAGTGAAGAATATCACGGGAAGATTGATGGTGGGACTCAGATGGTGGAATTACGTAGACGATAACGGCAATAGCCACTGGGTCTTCGAGTCAAGAAAG AATCGCATAAATCCATCGGAGTCGAGAATTTTTTGGCTAGCTCTGATTCTCTGTCCAATGCTCTGGAGTATTTTCTTCATAGTGGCACTTTTTGGATTGAAATTCAAGTGGTTACTGCTCGTTTGCATTGCTCTGATACTCAGTGGATCGAATCTCTATGGATACGTTAAGTGTAAAATGGGGAAAGATCAGAGTATGTCAACAGCAACGAGTGACTTTTTAAAGCGACAAGTTATGCAAAATGTCATGGCCTCGATGATGACCAAGAGCCCACCAACAACGACCCCCGGAGGACAACAGCCCaatatcatttaa
- the LOC135164485 gene encoding zinc transporter ZIP11 isoform X1: protein MIRDYSPLVQALVGTLFTWALTAAGAALIVVIRGKQRKLLDVSLGFAGGVMIAASYWSLLEPAIEMAQKSKIYGANGEYACIPVGIGFVIGAAFVYGTDVLISALGIQSPNVLLAMQSVGTKQRRKIHEKSDEDLDDNNVISGVQISSGKNHYDTTTIDGFYEQSTRRRQPGSLSRGSELGDLGMVYEDPGNEAKNNQWRRILLLVVAITVHNIPEGLAVGVGFAAVGSSPAATFESARNLAIGIGIQNFPEGLAVSLPLQAAGFSTLKSFWYGQLSGMVEPIAGVLGAAGVSLAAPALPYALAFAAGAMIYVVVDDIIPEAHQSGNGKIASWGAMVGFLIMMSLDVGLA, encoded by the exons ATGATCAGAGATTACTCACCACTCGTCCAAGCCCTCGTCGGGACCCTCTTCACCTGGGCACTGACAGCAGCCGGTGCTGCTCTCATTGTTGTCATCAGGGGAAAACag AGAAAACTTCTCGATGTGAGTCTCGGCTTTGCTGGTGGTGTGATGATAGCAGCAAGTTATTGGTCACTGCTGGAACCAGCCATTGAAATGGCCCAAAAGAGTAAAATTTATGGTGCTAATGGGGAATACGCGTGTATACCAGTTGGAATTGGATTTGTCATTGGCGCAGCTTTTGTTTATGGAACAGATGTATTGATATCAGCCCTTGGCATTCAATCCCCAAATGTGCTATTAGCTATGCAATCAGTTGGTACGAAACAAAGACGAAAAATCCATGAAAAGAGTGACGAGGATTTAGACGATAACAATGTAATTAGTGGTGTACAAATAAGCAGTGGCAAAAATCATTATGACACGACCACTATTGATG GATTTTACGAGCAAAGCACGAGGAGAAGACAACCTGGATCGTTGTCCAGAGGTTCTGAATTGGGTGACTTAGGAATGGTATACGAGGACCCAGGAAATGAagctaaaaataatcagtGGAGGCGGATACTGTTATTAGTTGTGGCAATTACG GTACATAATATTCCAGAGGGTCTTGCTGTTGGCGTTGGCTTCGCTGCTGTGGGAAGTAGCCCAGCTGCTACCTTCGAGAGTGCAAG GAATCTTGCGATAGGTATCGGCATCCAAAATTTCCCTGAAGGATTGGCGGTATCATTACCTCTACAAGCTGCTGGTTTCAGCACTTTGAAGAGCTTCTGGTATGGCCAATTATCGGGAATGGTGGAGCCAATTGCTGGTGTCCTCGGCGCTGCTGGCGTTTCACTCGCAGCACCAGCTTTACCTTATGCATTGGCCTTTGCTGCAGGTGCCATGATTTATGTCGTCGTTGACGACATTATCCCGGAAGCACATCAGAG TGGGAATGGCAAAATCGCCAGCTGGGGAGCAATGGTaggatttttaataatgatGTCACTGGATGTTGGGCTTGCATAG
- the LOC135164486 gene encoding uncharacterized Golgi apparatus membrane protein-like protein CG5021 isoform X3: MASASMDDDTIGFGEEDDIRSGKLKHPYVTFFHLAFRITGIVTYMLCEWFSDSFIASFVTVILLLSMDFWTVKNITGRLMVGLRWWNYVDDNGNSHWVFESRKGSQQNRINPSESRIFWLALILCPMLWSIFFIVALFGLKFKWLLLVCIALILSGSNLYGYVKCKMGKDQSMSTATSDFLKRQVMQNVMASMMTKSPPTTTPGGQQPNII; the protein is encoded by the exons ATGGCTTCTGCTTC GATGGATGACGATACTATTGGATTTGGTGAGGAGGATGATATCCGGAGTGGAAAACTCaa gCATCCTTATGTCACTTTTTTCCACCTGGCATTCAGAATAACAGGGATAGTAACCTACATGCTGTGCGAATGGTTTTCCGACAGTTTTATAGCAAGTTTTGTGACagtaattttattactatccATGGACTTCTGGACAGTGAAGAATATCACGGGAAGATTGATGGTGGGACTCAGATGGTGGAATTACGTAGACGATAACGGCAATAGCCACTGGGTCTTCGAGTCAAGAAAG GGTTCACAGCAGAATCGCATAAATCCATCGGAGTCGAGAATTTTTTGGCTAGCTCTGATTCTCTGTCCAATGCTCTGGAGTATTTTCTTCATAGTGGCACTTTTTGGATTGAAATTCAAGTGGTTACTGCTCGTTTGCATTGCTCTGATACTCAGTGGATCGAATCTCTATGGATACGTTAAGTGTAAAATGGGGAAAGATCAGAGTATGTCAACAGCAACGAGTGACTTTTTAAAGCGACAAGTTATGCAAAATGTCATGGCCTCGATGATGACCAAGAGCCCACCAACAACGACCCCCGGAGGACAACAGCCCaatatcatttaa
- the LOC135164486 gene encoding uncharacterized Golgi apparatus membrane protein-like protein CG5021 isoform X2: MASASVPLLMDDDTIGFGEEDDIRSGKLKHPYVTFFHLAFRITGIVTYMLCEWFSDSFIASFVTVILLLSMDFWTVKNITGRLMVGLRWWNYVDDNGNSHWVFESRKQNRINPSESRIFWLALILCPMLWSIFFIVALFGLKFKWLLLVCIALILSGSNLYGYVKCKMGKDQSMSTATSDFLKRQVMQNVMASMMTKSPPTTTPGGQQPNII, from the exons ATGGCTTCTGCTTCG GTACCACTACTGATGGATGACGATACTATTGGATTTGGTGAGGAGGATGATATCCGGAGTGGAAAACTCaa gCATCCTTATGTCACTTTTTTCCACCTGGCATTCAGAATAACAGGGATAGTAACCTACATGCTGTGCGAATGGTTTTCCGACAGTTTTATAGCAAGTTTTGTGACagtaattttattactatccATGGACTTCTGGACAGTGAAGAATATCACGGGAAGATTGATGGTGGGACTCAGATGGTGGAATTACGTAGACGATAACGGCAATAGCCACTGGGTCTTCGAGTCAAGAAAG CAGAATCGCATAAATCCATCGGAGTCGAGAATTTTTTGGCTAGCTCTGATTCTCTGTCCAATGCTCTGGAGTATTTTCTTCATAGTGGCACTTTTTGGATTGAAATTCAAGTGGTTACTGCTCGTTTGCATTGCTCTGATACTCAGTGGATCGAATCTCTATGGATACGTTAAGTGTAAAATGGGGAAAGATCAGAGTATGTCAACAGCAACGAGTGACTTTTTAAAGCGACAAGTTATGCAAAATGTCATGGCCTCGATGATGACCAAGAGCCCACCAACAACGACCCCCGGAGGACAACAGCCCaatatcatttaa